One Meleagris gallopavo isolate NT-WF06-2002-E0010 breed Aviagen turkey brand Nicholas breeding stock chromosome 11, Turkey_5.1, whole genome shotgun sequence genomic region harbors:
- the IGSF10 gene encoding LOW QUALITY PROTEIN: immunoglobulin superfamily member 10 (The sequence of the model RefSeq protein was modified relative to this genomic sequence to represent the inferred CDS: deleted 1 base in 1 codon) → MDPGSSELSSRALGTTALRAQHPTPALPVGGIGAGLPSAEWGGKTLTVNTPTVPMPWQVAAPRAHLWGSSADGWSDQRQHHKTTTSIPLSLSSLSRNYFTKPRIIGGKLAAFTVLANSDAFIPCEATGNPQPTIEWTKISPETDAPASGSRWMVLPNGTLAIARAALQDGGQYCCTATNALGTARLLATLAVVAYPPRIAGGTRLLTAHAGTPVAMRCPAEGRPPPSISWVLGNETHISSSSQGNQKVLVWPDGTLMIKNVTVYDRGLYTCTATNPAGTDTLTVKLQVIAAPPVILEEKRQRITATAGQDLNLPCTAEGNPQPRVHWVLPEGMVVKPLQFVNTRVLLLPNGTLRLGGLVTTDSGNYECIATSSTGSERRVVTLTVRHRDTLPRIAAASQGMTQLSFGDKLLLNCTATGEPQPRIIWRLPSKAVVDRWHRMGSRIHVYPNGSLVIEAVTEKDAGDYLCVARNKIGDDLILMKVSIAMKPAKIDQKQYFKKLVPYGKDFQVDCKASGSPAPEISWSLPDGTVINNEMLADDSGHRSGRYVLFDNGTLYLNRAGVTEEGDYTCYAQNTLGRDEMKIRITVVTAAPQIKHSYKTYIKVTAGDTALLDCEAAGEPKPKIFWLLPSSDMISSSTDRHLLHTNGSLSVRRAKLLDAGEYMCVARNAGGDDTKLYKLDVVAKPPIINGLYTNKTIIKVTAVRHSKKQIDCSAEGTPPPQIMWIMPDNIFLTAPYYGSRVVVHKNGTLEIRNLRPSDTADFICVARNDWGESMLVVRLEVLEMLRRPMFKNPFNEKIIAKPGKTTTLNCSVDGNPLPEVSWMLPNGTWFSQGDQDVEFLPGSHGTLTIRNPSRDKAGKYRCAAKNQVGYIEKLIVLEVAQKPTILIYPQGPVRGIGGESLSLHCLSDGSPKPSTAWTLPGGHVLDRPQINSRHILLENGTLVIRAATIHDRGNYVCKAHNPAGDSSVTVPVTIVAYPPRITNRPPQTIRAMPGAAVQLSCTALGIPKPEITWELPDHSILSTGNPGRASGSELLHPQGTLIIQNPRPSDSGMYKCTAKNHLGSDFTVTYVHVI, encoded by the exons ATGGACCCGGGCAGCTCcgagctgagcagcagagctctgggcaccacagctctccgAGCGCAGCATCCCACCCCAGCACTGCCCGTGGGGGGAATCGGTGCTGGGCTGCCATCTGCAGAATGGGGAGGCAAAACCTTAACAGTTAACACGCCGACCGTGCCAATGCCATGGCAGGTGGCTGCTCCACGTGCGCACCTGTGGGGCAGCTCTGCCGACGGCTGGTCTGACCAGAGACAGCATCACAAAACCACCACCAGCATCCCTCTGTCCTTGTCCTCTTTAAGCAGAAACTATTTCACAAAGCCCAGAATAATTGGAGGAAAATTAGCTGCCTTCACGGTGCTGGCCAACTCAGATGCTTTCATTCCGTGTGAAGCTACAGGCAACCCCCAGCCAACAATAGAGTGGACCAAGATCTCCCCAG AGACCGATGCCCCCGCGAGCGGCAGCAGGTGGATGGTGCTGCCCAACGGCACGCTCGCCATCGCGcgggcagccctgcaggacgGCGGGCAGTACTGCTGCACTGCCACCAATGCTCTGGGCACGGCACGGCTCCTGGCCACGCTGGCCGTGGTGGCCTACCCGCCCCGCATCGCCGGCGGCACGCGGCTCCTCACTGCCCATGCCGGGACGCCCGTGGCCATGAGGTGTCCGGCCGAGGGCAGACCTCCTCCCTCCATCTCGTGGGTTCTGGGCAATGAAACGCACATTTCCAGCTCTTCCCAGGGAAATCAGAAAGTTCTCGTGTGGCCGGATGGCACCTTAATGATCAAGAACGTCACGGTTTACGACAGGGGCCTCTACACATGCACGGCCACAAACCCAGCAGGCACCGACACGCTGACTGTGAAGCTGCAGGTCATCGCAGCCCCTCCCGTCATCCTGGAGGAAAAGAGACAGCGGATCACAGCTACGGCGGGGCAAGACCTGAACCTTCCTTGCACCGCAGAAGGGAATCCTCAGCCCCGCGTCCACTGGGTCCTCCCCGAAGGGATGGTGGTGAAGCCCCTGCAGTTTGTGAACACCAgggtgctgctgcttcccaacGGCACCCTGCGGCTCGGCGGCCTCGTGACCACCGACAGCGGAAACTACGAGTGCATCGCCACGAGCTCGACGGGCTCGGAGCGCCGGGTGGTGACCCTCACTGTGCGGCACCGGGACACACTGCCAAGGATCGCTGCCGCCTCCCAGGGCATGACCCAGCTCAGTTTTGGGGATAAACTGCTGCTGAACTGCACGGCCACAGGGGAGCCCCAGCCTAGGATAATCTGGAGGCTGCCATCCAAGGCGGTCGTAGACCGGTGGCACAG AATGGGAAGTCGAATCCACGTGTACCCCAATGGATCCCTGGTTATCGAGGCAGTTACTGAAAAGGATGCGGGGGACTATTTGTGTGTCGCAAGAAACAAAATTGGAGATGATCTGATACTGATGAAAGTCAGCATCGCAATGAAACCAGCCAAGATTGACCAGAAACAGTATTTCAAGAAACTGGTGCCCTATGGAAAAGATTTCCAGGTGGACTGCAAGGCCTCCGGGTCACCTGCACCAGAAATATCCTGGAGTTTGCCGGACGGGACAGTGATCAACAACGAGATGCTGGCAGATGACAGCGGACACAGGTCTGGCAGATACGTCCTCTTTGACAACGGAACGCTGTATCTCAACAGAGCTGGGGTAACAGAGGAGGGAGATTACACCTGCTACGCTCAGAACACTCTGGGGagagatgaaatgaaaatacgCATCACAGTCGTCACGGCAGCCCCTCAGATAAAGCACAGTTACAAGACCTACATTAAAGTGACAGCTGGGGATACGGCGCTGTTGGACTGTGAAGCTGCTGGGGAACCTAAGCCAAAAATATTCTGGTTGCTGCCCTCCAGTGACATGATCTCCTCTTCCACAGACAGGCACCTCCTGCACACTAATGGCTCCCTGTCAGTCCGCCGAGCCAAACTGCTGGATGCCGGGGAGTACATGTGTGTTGCTCGTAATGCTGGAGGGGATGATACAAAATTGTATAAACTGGATGTTGTCGCGAAACCACCTATCATAAATGGTTTATACACGAACAAAACTATCATTAAAGTGACTGCAGTGAGGCACTCGAAGAAACAAATTGACTGCAGCGCAGAAGGGACGCCTCCCCCCCAGATCATGTGGATCATGCCCGATAACATTTTCCTGACAGCTCCGTACTACGGCAGCAGGGTTGTCGTACACAAAAATGGAACACTCGAAATCCGGAACCTAAGGCCTTCCGACACTGCAGATTTCATCTGCGTGGCACGGAACGACTGGGGAGAGAGCATGCTGGTGGTGCGGCTGGAGGTACTGGAAATGCTAAGGCGACCTATGTTTAAAAATCCattcaatgaaaaaataatagcaaaaccTGGAAAAACAACCACACTGAACTGCTCTGTGGATGGAAACCCTCTACCTGAAGTAAGCTGGATGCTGCCCAATGGCACGTGGTTCTCCCAGGGGGACCAGGATGTC GAGTTCCTCCCAGGAAGCCATGGAACCCTTACCATCCGCAACCCCAGCAGGGACAAAGCCGGGAAGTATCGCTGTGCAGCTAAGAACCAAGTCGGCTACATCGAAAAGCTGATCGTCCTGGAAGTTGCTCAGAAGCCCACCATCCTCATTTACCCCCAGGGGCCGGTGAGGGGCATCGGCGGGGAATCGTTATCGCTTCACTGCCTGTCTGACGGCAGCCCCAAACCCAGCACGGCGTGGACTCTTCCAGGCGGCCACGTGCTGGACCGCCCTCAGATCAACAGCAGACACATTCTGCTGGAAAACGGCACGCTGGTGATACGAGCAGCTACCATTCACGACAGAGGGAATTACGTGTGCAAGGCCCATAACCCCGCCGGAGATTCGTCTGTAACCGTTCCTGTCACCATTGTAGCCTATCCTCCAAGGATTACAAACAGACCCCCGCAGACCATAAGAGCGATGCCCGGTGCGGCAGTTCAGCTCAGCTGCACGGCGCTGGGAATACCAAAGCCAGAAATTACATGGGAATTACCTGACCACTCCATACTTTCTACAGGCAACCCTGGCCGAGCATCTGGCAGTGAACTGCTGCATCCCCAGGGGACACTGATCATCCAGAACCCCCGGCCATCAGACTCTGGAATGTACAAGTGCACAGCAAAGAACCATCTTGGCAGTGATTTCACAGTAACATACGTTCATGTcatttga